In Marinobacter sp. LQ44, the following are encoded in one genomic region:
- a CDS encoding YceI family protein has protein sequence MKTKLATATLAATLLSTAPLLQAQPTRFQVDDEHFSMVFEVMHIGYAPVMGMFREVKGEFVYDEQTGELSSGELAFKANSVFSNHGKRDDHLRNKDFLDTRRHKDITFTVTGFERTGDNTGIVTGDLTLLGKTNPVDVDVTLNKADVYPFGHEEYTLGLSASAVIKRSDWGMTYGIDEGMVGDEVVLRFAFEAIKD, from the coding sequence ATGAAAACTAAACTCGCCACCGCAACCCTGGCAGCCACCCTGCTCTCCACCGCGCCGCTGCTGCAGGCACAACCAACCAGATTCCAGGTGGACGATGAGCACTTCTCCATGGTCTTTGAGGTGATGCACATCGGCTACGCCCCGGTCATGGGCATGTTTCGCGAGGTGAAAGGCGAATTCGTCTATGACGAACAGACCGGGGAGCTGTCATCCGGTGAACTGGCCTTCAAGGCGAACAGCGTATTCAGCAATCACGGTAAACGGGATGATCACCTGCGCAACAAGGATTTCCTGGACACAAGAAGACACAAGGACATCACCTTTACCGTCACCGGCTTCGAACGCACGGGAGACAACACAGGCATCGTCACCGGCGATCTCACGCTTCTGGGCAAGACCAACCCCGTGGATGTGGATGTCACCCTCAACAAGGCTGACGTATATCCCTTCGGGCACGAAGAATACACACTCGGCCTCAGTGCGTCGGCCGTGATCAAGCGAAGCGATTGGGGTATGACTTACGGAATCGACGAAGGCATGGTCGGTGACGAGGTAGTACTGCGTTTTGCCTTTGAGGCGATCAAGGACTAA